Proteins found in one Pelmatolapia mariae isolate MD_Pm_ZW linkage group LG7, Pm_UMD_F_2, whole genome shotgun sequence genomic segment:
- the ptger4b gene encoding prostaglandin E receptor 4 (subtype EP4) b, translating to MNSTKEQPGFRTPTIPVIMFILGVVGNVIAIVVLRISRKERKETTFYTLVCGLAVTDLLGTLLASPVTIATYIKGTWPGADPLCQYSGFILLFFFVVQLGIVFAMSVERYLAINHAYFYNEYVNQRLAALALLAIYISNVVFCAMPSMGFGRVKLQESETWCFIDWNTSDTTVKTFNLMYAGVNSGIVLATVICNVVVCGALILMHKRFIRRTSLGTDPRRVAELRRRRNFGRLAGAEIQMVILLIATSAVVLICSIPLLLRIFINQLFRNRKDENSILDDLQAIRMASVNPILDPWIYILFRKTVVLKLMEKIKCLFCKMGGRGRSSGRHFLCAEGYLSSSIVSRDSPSLMSRELREMVNTSHTMLYPSERNMQAHGSVQAGVQGDSSIPAVQTLKVPREVHGFKRGHGVLEDKVSETPLKEPPVCPKDPPLHVTFTDETADIQEKCI from the exons ATGAACTCCACGAAAGAACAACCCGGATTTCGTACGCCCACCATCCCGGTGATTATGTTCATCCTCGGGGTGGTGGGGAATGTCATCGCCATAGTTGTTCTGCGAATATCACGAAAGGAACGAAAAGAGACGACTTTCTACACACTTGTGTGTGGCCTGGCGGTGACAGACCTGCTGGGTACCTTGCTGGCCAGCCCCGTTACCATCGCCACCTACATCAAAGGCACCTGGCCTGGAGCTGATCCATTGTGCCAGTACTCCGGCTTCATCCTGCTCTTCTTCTTCGTGGTGCAGCTAGGCATTGTATTTGCAATGTCAGTGGAAAGATACCTGGCGATAAACCACGCATATTTCTACAACGAGTATGTCAACCAGAGACTCGCAGCGCTGGCTCTTTTAGCCATATACATTTCCAACGTTGTGTTTTGCGCGATGCCCAGCATGGGGTTCGGTCGTGTGAAACTCCAGGAGTCTGAGACCTGGTGTTTCATCGACTGGAACACCAGTGACACAACTGTCAAGACTTTTAATTTGATGTACGCTGGGGTGAACTCGGGCATCGTGCTGGCCACTGTCATATGCAACGTGGTCGTGTGTGGAGCTCTGATCCTGATGCACAAGCGGTTCATCCGCCGCACGTCTCTGGGAACAGATCCGCGGCGCGTCGCGGAGCTCCGGCGCAGACGAAATTTTGGACGATTAGCTGGGGCAGAGATCCAGATGGTGATCCTGCTTATAGCTACATCCGCTGTCGTCCTCATCTGCTCCATACCTTTATTG CTGAGGATCTTCATAAATCAGCTGTTCAGAAACCGCAAAGACGAGAACTCGATACTTGACGACCTGCAGGCCATCCGCATGGCTTCTGTCAACCCCATCCTAGACCCCTGGATCTACATCTTGTTCAGAAAGACAGTTGTTCTCAAGCTAATGGAGAAAATCAAGTGTCTGTTCTGTAAAATGGGTGGACGGGGACGAAGCAGCGGCAGGCACTTCCTCTGTGCTGAGGGTTATCTCTCCTCATCCATCGTCTCTCGGGACTCACCGTCACTGATGTCCCGTGAATTGCGGGAAAtggtgaacacatcgcacaccATGCTGTACCCATCAGAGAGAAACATGCAGGCGCATGGGTCAGTTCAGGCGGGAGTGCAGGGTGATTCTAGCATTCCTGCTGTACAGACATTGAAGGTCCCCCGGGAGGTCCACGGGTTTAAGAGGGGACACGGAGTATTAGAGGACAAAGTGTCGGAAACACCACTGAAAGAGCCTCCAGTGTGTCCCAAAGACCCACCTCTACATGTCACCTTTACAGATGAGACAGCAGATAtacaagaaaaatgtatatAA